A single region of the Halorhabdus rudnickae genome encodes:
- a CDS encoding DUF499 domain-containing protein — MSSTYPTLFEACAPRDDVLDGSLQEEQFAAKLSTVVHNPENAAPVYRDPGSFYDMTYPTEGLRTLLSNLAGRFLATTDYGSDTYTSSILCLDTRFGGGKTHDLIAAYHLAEDPSAIDNLQRFLLSADADLAAQYGEAAANGLDVATGVFIGTKADSKDARHASDDPNAPNTRTMWGELAYQLYGLEGYEFLKDYDQDRDAPGEGTLTELFDQHDQPALILIDEIADYMNKAAGTAVGNQTLADQTLSFVMALLEAATETDNVTVVYSIADTAFGEQADKVRDGVRDHIEEVNEIGRRQHKTVTPTDESEIGQVLQHRLFEEIPEKRAHEAAESYFQFYDQGDRQYPQEATDASYVDVLEREYPFHPSLIDALTDKIDTIPRFQRTRDALRLLARAVYYLWNNQPEHYDRHWIRIYDLTVSDDDPGGGIQTILRERLFDFVDLGPAVTADIYDDDGTAHAQLEDRKWTENGIPPLGTHLTTTVLWHSLAYGEQAAGLTHADLNLALGHPHLNFDDYDAALSALRGDDMDVACYYLYEEERIRFKQEPNLIRIIDQRIDSTPEATAHARFENQLINDEIGDGGFESVEFPESPADLPDTPDVPKIAVMHPDTAAVDDGGDTPLGKVEQLYTQKAAKHDGETETRVFKNYALFLAPDADRMESAIEEARRLEAIEALLDSPEQKADLSTEQIEELRERSDEAQLMLAELVRNVYRHLYYPDRDGLNHITISATESNGGTTLVEAVQTTLEDKIVKRDAGARGSAHVDQRLWQQTQDAMSTEALVNQYAKKPGLDYLFSTKPIRETVASLVSDHGYAYWDADSETAYWTGDDPEGWPPQPDFDDSPDVETTIRDSDVKIGPSFHVYQDIDSLLEDHLDEIERPESPEATCAECGTVIDEPEGSTPYYCEEHQSSTTCSSCGTEVANERLLDGQGRCQDCQPDESWDAGTKMMSASRAFSEVRRDAESTAGADRTPLLAELTIEVGSDDPFQAAKFISQRPGFKAREDAVTARMEYETRTNDGTYTAEFTGSPDRFRDVIDQPGSFGDTRSTIQFRFQFDEPEPITDARDDLLAALDNDLDSGSIDVRVEGEGPIRASSEVTV, encoded by the coding sequence ATGAGTAGCACATATCCCACTCTCTTCGAGGCTTGTGCGCCCCGCGACGACGTCCTGGACGGGTCTCTCCAAGAAGAGCAGTTCGCTGCGAAGCTCTCGACCGTCGTCCACAACCCCGAGAACGCCGCGCCTGTGTACCGAGACCCGGGGTCGTTCTACGATATGACCTATCCGACCGAGGGGCTTCGGACGCTGTTATCGAATCTCGCCGGACGATTCCTCGCGACCACGGACTACGGGTCTGATACCTATACGTCGAGTATCCTCTGTCTCGACACGCGGTTCGGCGGTGGGAAAACACACGACCTCATTGCGGCGTACCACCTCGCCGAGGATCCCAGTGCGATCGATAACCTCCAGCGGTTCCTCCTCAGCGCTGACGCCGATCTCGCAGCCCAGTACGGTGAGGCCGCAGCGAACGGCCTCGATGTCGCGACGGGCGTGTTCATCGGGACGAAGGCCGACAGCAAGGACGCCCGCCACGCCAGCGACGATCCGAACGCCCCGAACACCCGAACGATGTGGGGCGAACTCGCCTACCAGCTCTACGGGCTCGAGGGCTACGAGTTCCTCAAAGACTACGATCAGGACCGAGACGCACCCGGTGAGGGGACGCTCACCGAACTTTTCGACCAGCATGACCAGCCGGCGCTGATCCTCATCGACGAGATCGCGGACTACATGAACAAGGCCGCCGGGACCGCTGTCGGCAACCAGACCCTCGCCGACCAGACGCTGTCGTTCGTCATGGCCCTCCTGGAAGCCGCGACCGAGACGGACAACGTCACCGTCGTCTACTCGATCGCGGACACGGCATTCGGCGAGCAGGCCGACAAGGTTCGCGACGGCGTTCGCGACCACATCGAGGAGGTCAACGAGATCGGCCGGCGCCAACACAAGACGGTGACCCCGACCGACGAAAGCGAGATCGGGCAGGTCCTCCAGCACCGTCTGTTCGAAGAGATACCAGAAAAGAGGGCCCACGAGGCCGCCGAGTCGTACTTCCAGTTCTACGACCAGGGCGACCGGCAGTATCCCCAGGAAGCGACCGACGCGAGCTACGTCGACGTCCTCGAACGCGAGTATCCGTTTCACCCGTCACTGATCGACGCGCTGACGGACAAGATCGACACGATCCCGCGATTCCAGCGGACACGAGACGCGCTTCGCCTCCTCGCTCGGGCAGTCTACTATCTCTGGAACAACCAGCCAGAGCATTACGACCGCCACTGGATCCGCATCTACGATCTCACCGTCTCGGACGACGACCCCGGTGGTGGGATCCAGACCATCCTGCGCGAGCGGCTGTTCGATTTCGTCGATCTCGGGCCCGCCGTGACCGCAGACATCTACGACGACGATGGGACGGCTCACGCCCAGCTCGAGGACCGCAAATGGACCGAGAACGGGATTCCACCCCTGGGGACGCACCTGACGACGACGGTCCTCTGGCACAGTCTCGCCTACGGCGAACAGGCGGCTGGCCTCACGCACGCGGATCTGAATCTCGCACTCGGCCACCCACACCTCAACTTCGACGACTACGATGCCGCCCTCTCTGCGCTCCGTGGCGACGACATGGACGTCGCGTGTTACTATCTCTACGAGGAGGAGCGGATCCGATTCAAACAGGAGCCCAACCTGATCCGGATCATCGACCAGCGAATCGATTCGACGCCAGAGGCGACAGCGCACGCTCGCTTCGAGAACCAACTGATCAACGACGAGATCGGCGATGGTGGGTTCGAATCGGTCGAGTTCCCCGAGTCACCGGCTGACCTTCCCGACACACCGGACGTCCCAAAAATCGCGGTCATGCACCCCGATACAGCAGCGGTCGATGACGGAGGCGACACACCACTGGGGAAGGTCGAGCAACTCTACACGCAGAAAGCCGCCAAGCACGACGGGGAGACGGAGACGCGGGTCTTCAAGAACTACGCACTCTTTCTCGCCCCGGATGCAGACCGAATGGAGTCTGCGATCGAAGAAGCCCGCCGACTCGAGGCGATCGAGGCGCTCCTCGACAGCCCGGAGCAGAAGGCCGACCTTTCGACCGAGCAGATCGAGGAACTTCGCGAGCGAAGCGACGAGGCCCAGTTGATGCTTGCTGAGCTCGTCCGGAACGTCTACCGACACCTGTACTACCCGGATCGGGACGGGCTCAATCACATCACGATCAGCGCGACGGAGTCGAACGGCGGGACGACACTCGTCGAGGCCGTCCAGACGACACTCGAGGACAAGATCGTCAAGCGAGACGCCGGCGCACGGGGCTCGGCTCACGTTGATCAGCGCCTCTGGCAACAGACACAGGACGCCATGTCCACCGAGGCGCTGGTCAACCAGTACGCGAAAAAGCCAGGGCTCGACTACCTTTTCAGCACGAAACCGATCCGTGAGACGGTCGCATCCCTCGTGAGCGATCACGGGTACGCCTACTGGGACGCCGACTCGGAGACCGCCTACTGGACGGGCGACGATCCAGAGGGGTGGCCCCCTCAGCCAGACTTCGATGACTCCCCCGACGTCGAGACAACGATCCGAGACAGCGACGTGAAGATCGGGCCGTCCTTCCACGTCTACCAGGACATCGATTCACTGCTCGAGGACCACCTCGACGAGATCGAGCGCCCGGAATCACCGGAGGCAACCTGTGCAGAATGTGGGACTGTCATCGACGAGCCAGAGGGGAGTACCCCGTACTATTGCGAAGAACACCAGTCGTCGACGACGTGTAGCTCCTGCGGGACGGAGGTTGCCAACGAGAGACTACTCGACGGACAGGGCCGGTGTCAGGACTGCCAGCCCGACGAATCCTGGGATGCGGGGACGAAGATGATGTCCGCGTCTCGGGCCTTCTCCGAGGTTCGTCGCGACGCGGAGTCGACGGCCGGTGCCGACCGAACGCCGCTTCTCGCGGAGCTCACGATCGAAGTCGGTAGCGACGACCCGTTCCAGGCCGCGAAGTTCATCAGCCAGCGCCCGGGGTTCAAGGCCCGGGAGGACGCAGTCACCGCCCGAATGGAGTACGAAACGCGGACCAACGACGGCACGTACACCGCCGAATTCACAGGCTCGCCGGACCGGTTCCGCGACGTGATCGACCAGCCCGGGTCGTTCGGTGATACTCGATCGACGATCCAGTTCCGCTTCCAGTTCGACGAGCCGGAGCCGATCACCGACGCTCGCGACGATCTTCTGGCAGCGCTCGACAACGACCTAGACTCGGGCAGCATCGACGTTCGTGTCGAGGGGGAAGGGCCGATTCGGGCGAGTTCGGAGGTGACGGTCTGA
- a CDS encoding DUF7680 family protein has translation MSADGTDIRSRSPGEAERDNLVRYESSLYGGRPTFMLVRRETDGGAEWTLDELLPTEQAEARRDRLERGGRSLCIRSIEDLLERLHGVDTPAEYEGWAWSGWMGAKVARLDPTRVRALQDVVRTAVEGTPADPDEVLRGGDGFVFLPESAGIRLAVAFRGVKPLQRVDRMRSLARGVARMSDEECYYWHAKCRSPSSPNGEKALRVLLTDHIE, from the coding sequence ATGTCGGCCGACGGCACGGATATCCGGTCTCGATCACCCGGCGAGGCCGAACGTGATAACCTCGTTCGCTACGAGTCGAGTCTCTATGGTGGCCGCCCGACGTTCATGCTGGTTCGTCGGGAGACGGATGGCGGCGCTGAGTGGACGCTCGACGAACTCCTCCCCACAGAACAGGCCGAAGCCCGTCGCGATCGCCTCGAACGTGGGGGTCGATCGCTGTGTATCCGGTCGATCGAAGACCTGCTAGAGAGACTCCACGGAGTCGACACGCCCGCAGAGTACGAGGGATGGGCGTGGAGCGGATGGATGGGGGCGAAGGTGGCGCGACTCGACCCGACTCGGGTTCGGGCCCTCCAGGACGTCGTCCGCACAGCTGTCGAGGGGACGCCCGCTGATCCCGATGAGGTCCTCCGGGGCGGAGACGGGTTCGTGTTTCTCCCCGAGTCGGCGGGCATCCGTCTCGCCGTCGCGTTCCGGGGCGTGAAACCCCTCCAACGCGTCGACCGGATGCGGTCGCTCGCCCGTGGCGTCGCTCGGATGAGCGACGAGGAATGCTATTACTGGCACGCAAAGTGCCGATCACCATCGAGTCCGAACGGAGAAAAGGCGCTTCGAGTACTGCTGACGGACCATATCGAGTGA